From a region of the Mercurialis annua linkage group LG1-X, ddMerAnnu1.2, whole genome shotgun sequence genome:
- the LOC126665127 gene encoding uncharacterized protein LOC126665127, translated as MENIMIKEDIESIDREHGDSLAEFACLGGFSVVQSIAVLERRRRDAVDQLKKLQRDSESWLSEKQKMEEEAGEATGLIQQLRSSVSTKTREISALEARVRTLSEEVESLQSSSGALTKERDDLKKEEGRLRRRLGDSGSFYSQVMTQYRLAIGAKLREQNPGVDLSGVNQLDPASLAKEVKAKLDKQKQDALNKA; from the exons atggagaatattatgataaaagaggacattgagtccattgatcgcgaacatggcgatagtttggctgagttcgcctgtcttggcggtttttcg gtggtccagtccatcgctgttttggagcgccgccgaagggatgcggtggatcaattgaagaagctccagagagattccgaatcctggctctccgagaaacaaaagatggaggaggaggctggcgaggcgactggtctgatccaacagctgaggtcctccgtatctaccaagactcgggagatttccgctttagaggctcgggttcgaactttgtccgaggaagtcgagtctctacagtcttcttcaggtgctctcactaaggagagggatgatctgaagaaagaagaggggcgtctccgccggcgattgggtgactctgggagcttttattcccaagtcatgactcaataccggttggcgatcggggcaaagctgcgggagcagaatcctggcgtcgatctttctggagtcaatcagttggatcctgcttctttggcgaaggaggtgaaggcgaagcttgataagcagaagcaagacGCTTTGAATaaggcttag